One part of the Muntiacus reevesi chromosome 20, mMunRee1.1, whole genome shotgun sequence genome encodes these proteins:
- the ANKRD66 gene encoding ankyrin repeat domain-containing protein 66, whose translation MELTKLSDMTKLHQAVAAGDYSSVKKILKKGLCDPNYKDVDWNDRTPLHWAAIKGHMEVLQLLIEHGARPCLVTDVGWTPAHFAAESGHLNVLKALHALHATVDAPDFFGDTPKRIAQIYGQKACVAFLEKAEPQCREYRQAARLMGLQLDQRDEDWDAKKRELELSLPSWNKKTNKKKSKKTGGPSRLSNTKERGA comes from the exons ATGGAATTGACCAAACTGTCCGACATGACGAAGCTCCACCAAGCTGTGGCTGCAGGGGACTACAGTTCAGTGAAAAAGATTTTGAAGAAAGGTCTCTGTGACCCAAACTACAAGGACGTGGACTGGAATGACCGAACCCCACTTCACTGGGCCGCGATCAAGG GACACATGGAGGTGCTACAGCTCCTGATAGAACACGGAGCCCGGCCGTGCCTGGTAACTGATGTGGGCTGGACGCCCGCTCATTTCGCAGCTGAATCAGGCCATCTGAACGTGCTCAAAGCCCTCCATGCCTTGCATGCCACTGTTGACGCCCCCGACTTCTTTGGAGACACACCAAAGAGGATCGCACAGATCTATGGGCAGAAAGCCTGCGTGGCGTTCCTGGAAAA GGCTGAACCCCAGTGCCGGGAATATCGCCAGGCTGCCAGGCTGATGGGGCTGCAACTTGATCAGCGAGATGAAGACTGGGATGCCAAGAAGAGGGAGCTGGAGCTGTCTCTTCCTTCCTGGAATAAAAAGACTAAtaagaaaaagagcaagaaaactggaggccccAGCAGGCTCAGCAATACCAAGGAGAGGGGAGCATGA